From a region of the Castanea sativa cultivar Marrone di Chiusa Pesio chromosome 10, ASM4071231v1 genome:
- the LOC142614260 gene encoding guanine nucleotide-binding protein subunit gamma 1, with translation MASETASSVDEVAVASSPVAVGVGGTDNRGRHRILAELKRVEQDSKFLEEELEELQRTENVSTLCEELLHNIEVIPDPLLPLTNGPLNQLWDRWFEGPQDSQGCRCWIL, from the exons ATGGCGTCTGAAACGGCTTCGTCGGTGGACGAAGTAGCCGTTGCTTCATCACCAGTAGCAGTAGGTGTAGGAGGAACTGATAACAGAGGTAGGCATCGGATTCTCGCTGAACTCAAGCGCGTCGAGCAAGATTCCAAATTTTTAGAG GAAGAGTTAGAAGAGCTTCAAAGAACAGAAAATGTCTCAACATTATGTGAGGA ATTGTTGCACAACATAGAAGTCATACCTGATCCACTGCTCCCACT aACAAATGGCCCCCTGAACCAATTATGGGATCGATGGTTTGAAGGACCCCAGGATTCACAAGGTTGCAGGTGCTGGATTCTTTGA
- the LOC142614259 gene encoding uncharacterized protein LOC142614259 codes for MLSLKDIVPAAKNDINTQFILLNKHKTLEGQNKTCLALVADETAAVHFQFWGNECDAFEPGDIIHLTEGIFSYNRKKWALRAGKRGKVEKVGEFTMAYVETPNMSEIEWVHDPSQSKFVQKTVISPYSRIFPPIP; via the coding sequence ATGCTCTCTCTTAAAGATATTGTACCTGCAGCCAAGAATGACATAAACACACAGTTCATACTTTTGAACAAACACAAGACATTGGAAGGGCAAAATAAGACATGTTTGGCACTTGTGGCTGATGAGACAGCTGCAGTTCACTTCCAGTTCTGGGGGAATGAGTGTGATGCTTTTGAACCAGGTGATATTATCCACCTGACCGAGGGAATTTTCTCTTACAACCGGAAAAAATGGGCACTGAGGGCGGGCAAAAGAGGGAAGGTAGAGAAGGTGGGAGAATTCACTATGGCGTATGTTGAGACACCCAACATGAGCGAGATTGAATGGGTTCATGACCCAAGTCAATCTAAGTTTGTGCAGAAGACTGTTATTTCACCATATTCACGCATTTTCCCACCAATACCTTAG
- the LOC142613843 gene encoding uncharacterized protein LOC142613843 isoform X2 produces MRFKEGNLVEVLKKENDPCGCWFPGIVASADGNNCIVRYKGVINNKGEPVVERVHGDDVRPRPPIEKGEGWKVGDIAEVFDIQCWRVAKIVKVLKNVHFVVRLFGSIQLREFHKSNLRIRQAWHNNKWSVVGEFTENKQTGNNHTQDYSEQPGSLICRTPPQAIRQGIHFRVADAKKHLKDKHNHNEMCLPARTSKRSHIHRSEPPSSKDPRVDDPSSPKVRVDGKSRNKSIEMDAKMIKETDNWIHNTSVPPLFSERSDQCSIASCSLNAYDDYPGENSGDHVEIILDNSDAESSFPPLVSKRNSPPSPRHHLEVDVHKLELQAYKSTVQALYASGPLSWEQESLLTNLRLSLHISNEEHLLQLRHLLSTQVG; encoded by the exons atgaggttcAAGGAGGGGAATTTGGTGGAGgtgttaaagaaagaaaatgatccTTGTGGCTGCTGGTTTCCCGGCATAGTAGCTTCAGCAGATGGCAATAACTGCATTGTTAGGTACAAGGGAGTAATAAACAACAAAGGAGAGCCAGTTGTGGAGAGAGTGCATGGGGATGATGTTAGGCCTCGGCCTCCAATTGAAAAGGGGGAAGGATGGAAGGTTGGTGATATAGCAGAGGTGTTTGATATTCAATGTTGGAGGGTTGCAAAGATTGTCAAGGTACTGAAGAATGTTCATTTTGTTGTGAGGTTGTTTGGGTCCATTCAGCTGAGAGAGTTTCACAAATCTAATCTAAGGATTCGACAAGCTTGGCATAACAATAAGTGGTCAGTGGTTGGGGAG TTTACAGAAAATAAACAGACTGGGAACAATCACACGCAAGATTATTCAGAACAACCTGGGAGCTTGATTTGTAGGACTCCACCACAAGCTATTCGTCAAGGAATTCATTTTAGAGTAGCAGATGCAAAGAAACATCTTAAAGACAAGCATAACCATAATGAGATGTGTCTCCCTGCGAGAACCTCAAAGAGAAGTCATATCCATCGTTCTGAACCACCTTCCTCTAAGGACCCGAGG GTAGATGATCCTTCTTCTCCAAAAGTACGGGTGGATGGGAAATCCAGGAATAAATCTATTGAGATGGATGCCaaaatgataaaagaaacaGACAATTGGATACATAATACTAGTGTACCGCCTTTGTTTAGCGAGCGTAGCGACCAATGCTCTATTGCTAGCTGTAGTTTGAATGCTTACGATGACTATCCCGGTGAAAATTCAGGAGACCATGTGGAAATTATTCTTGACAACTCTGATGCTGAGTCATCATTTCCACCTTTGGTCAGCAAAAGAAACTCACCCCCATCTCCTAGACACCATCTGGAAGTTGATGTCCATAAACTAGAGCTTCAAGCTTATAAGTCAACCGTGCAGGCACTGTATGCTTCAGGTCCCCTTAGCTGGGAGCAAGAGTCCCTATTAACAAATCTTCGCCTATCACTTCACATTTCAAATGAAGAACATTTACTCCAGCTTCGGCACCTTTTATCCACTCAAGTTGGTTAA
- the LOC142613843 gene encoding uncharacterized protein LOC142613843 isoform X1, whose amino-acid sequence MRFKEGNLVEVLKKENDPCGCWFPGIVASADGNNCIVRYKGVINNKGEPVVERVHGDDVRPRPPIEKGEGWKVGDIAEVFDIQCWRVAKIVKVLKNVHFVVRLFGSIQLREFHKSNLRIRQAWHNNKWSVVGEFTENKQTGNNHTQDYSEQPGSLICRTPPQAIRQGIHFRVADAKKHLKDKHNHNEMCLPARTSKRSHIHRSEPPSSKDPRVRSCKKRKSSPNARRFDQPLMRNHCFFMQVDDPSSPKVRVDGKSRNKSIEMDAKMIKETDNWIHNTSVPPLFSERSDQCSIASCSLNAYDDYPGENSGDHVEIILDNSDAESSFPPLVSKRNSPPSPRHHLEVDVHKLELQAYKSTVQALYASGPLSWEQESLLTNLRLSLHISNEEHLLQLRHLLSTQVG is encoded by the exons atgaggttcAAGGAGGGGAATTTGGTGGAGgtgttaaagaaagaaaatgatccTTGTGGCTGCTGGTTTCCCGGCATAGTAGCTTCAGCAGATGGCAATAACTGCATTGTTAGGTACAAGGGAGTAATAAACAACAAAGGAGAGCCAGTTGTGGAGAGAGTGCATGGGGATGATGTTAGGCCTCGGCCTCCAATTGAAAAGGGGGAAGGATGGAAGGTTGGTGATATAGCAGAGGTGTTTGATATTCAATGTTGGAGGGTTGCAAAGATTGTCAAGGTACTGAAGAATGTTCATTTTGTTGTGAGGTTGTTTGGGTCCATTCAGCTGAGAGAGTTTCACAAATCTAATCTAAGGATTCGACAAGCTTGGCATAACAATAAGTGGTCAGTGGTTGGGGAG TTTACAGAAAATAAACAGACTGGGAACAATCACACGCAAGATTATTCAGAACAACCTGGGAGCTTGATTTGTAGGACTCCACCACAAGCTATTCGTCAAGGAATTCATTTTAGAGTAGCAGATGCAAAGAAACATCTTAAAGACAAGCATAACCATAATGAGATGTGTCTCCCTGCGAGAACCTCAAAGAGAAGTCATATCCATCGTTCTGAACCACCTTCCTCTAAGGACCCGAGGGTAAGAAgctgcaagaaaagaaaatcaagccCAAATGCCAGAAGATTTGACCAGCCCCTTATGAGAAATCATTGCTTCTTTATGCAGGTAGATGATCCTTCTTCTCCAAAAGTACGGGTGGATGGGAAATCCAGGAATAAATCTATTGAGATGGATGCCaaaatgataaaagaaacaGACAATTGGATACATAATACTAGTGTACCGCCTTTGTTTAGCGAGCGTAGCGACCAATGCTCTATTGCTAGCTGTAGTTTGAATGCTTACGATGACTATCCCGGTGAAAATTCAGGAGACCATGTGGAAATTATTCTTGACAACTCTGATGCTGAGTCATCATTTCCACCTTTGGTCAGCAAAAGAAACTCACCCCCATCTCCTAGACACCATCTGGAAGTTGATGTCCATAAACTAGAGCTTCAAGCTTATAAGTCAACCGTGCAGGCACTGTATGCTTCAGGTCCCCTTAGCTGGGAGCAAGAGTCCCTATTAACAAATCTTCGCCTATCACTTCACATTTCAAATGAAGAACATTTACTCCAGCTTCGGCACCTTTTATCCACTCAAGTTGGTTAA